In Musa acuminata AAA Group cultivar baxijiao chromosome BXJ3-11, Cavendish_Baxijiao_AAA, whole genome shotgun sequence, one DNA window encodes the following:
- the LOC103971461 gene encoding ADP-ribosylation factor 1, translated as MGLSFGKLFSRLFAKKEMRILMVGLDAAGKTTILYKLKLGEIVTTIPTIGFNVETVEYKNISFTVWDVGGQDKIRPLWRHYFQNTQGLIFVVDSNDRDRIVEARDELHRMLNEDELRDAVLLVFANKQDLPNAMNAAEITDKLGLHSLRQRHWYIQSTCATSGEGLYEGLDWLSSNIASK; from the exons ATGGGGCTCTCCTTTGGGAAGCTCTTTAGCCGCTTGTTTGCGAAGAAGGAAATGAGGATCCTGATGGTTGGACTTGATGCCGCTGGTAAGACGACCATCCTTTACAAGCTCAAGCTTGGAGAGATTGTCACCACCATTCCGACCATCG GATTCAATGTTGAGACTGTGGAGTACAAAAACATTAGCTTTACTGTTTGGGATGTTGGTGGTCAGGATAAG ATCAGACCTCTGTGGAGGCATTACTTCCAAAACACACAGGGCCTTATTTTTGTTGTTGACAGCAATGATCGGGATCGTATTGTTGAGGCAAGGGATGAACTCCATAGGATGCTAAATGAG GATGAGTTAAGGGATGCGGTTTTGCTTGTGTTTGCTAACAAACAAGACCTTCCAAATGCAATGAATGCTGCTGAAATCACTGATAAGCTTGGTCTGCATTCCCTGCGTCAACGACACTG GTACATACAAAGCACTTGTGCCACATCTGGTGAGGGTTTGTACGAGGGGCTTGATTGGCTCTCCAGCAACATTGCCAGCAAG TGA
- the LOC135652522 gene encoding uncharacterized protein LOC135652522 gives MDLCRYPLDLILVPLSLLLTAGYHTYIWFGSKAKQPATTIGYTMSKRETWLQGVIQDNKKKDMLGVQSLRNALMSAILSASIAVTISTSLAALANNAYNSSHLRRHEFFGSQEGSTVVLKYASALLFLLFSFLSNSLAIGCLIDANFLINAGEEEFHKQAQKMLKRGCVLAVVGNRVLLVTLPMLLWFFGPVPMALSSVAMVLVFYELDLGDMGWKGAPFWSRRLKSVSKLLI, from the exons ATGGATTTGTGCAGATACCCGTTGGATCTCATTCTAGTTCCCTTGAGCCTCCTCCTGACAGCAGGTTATCACACCTACATCTGGTTCGGCTCCAAGGCCAAGCAACCAGCCACCACGATCGGGTACACTATGAGCAAGAGAGAAACATGGCTGCAAGGCGTCATCCAG GACAACAAGAAGAAAGACATGCTAGGCGTCCAGAGCTTACGGAACGCTCTCATGTCGGCGATACTCTCGGCATCGATCGCCGTCACCATCAGTACCTCCTTGGCTGCTCTGGCTAACAACGCCTACAACTCGAGCCATCTCCGCCGGCACGAGTTCTTCGGTTCGCAAGAAGGGTCGACGGTGGTGCTGAAATACGCTTCTGCCTTGCTCTTCTTGTTGTTCAGCTTCTTGTCCAACTCCTTGGCGATCGGGTGCCTCATCGACGCCAACTTCCTCATCAATGCCGGGGAGGAGGAGTTTCACAAGCAGGCGCAGAAGATGCTGAAGAGAGGGTGCGTGTTGGCTGTCGTGGGCAACCGAGTGCTTTTGGTCACGCTTCCGATGCTGTTGTGGTTTTTTGGTCCTGTGCCGATGGCTTTGTCCTCGGTGGCCATGGTTTTGGTATTCTATGAGCTTGATTTAGGCGACATGGGTTGGAAAGGAGCCCCCTTTTGGAGTCGTCGACTCAAATCTGTCAGCAAGTTGCTGATCTAA